DNA from Candidatus Nealsonbacteria bacterium:
TTCTTTAGGTCAGTATGAGTTAACATAATAGAATTTAGGTGAAGAAAATCTATTTTCTTCGACTAGTCGATGAAGATAAATCTTCATCTCCGCCCCTTCGCTGTGACGCTCGACTAGCCGAGGATTACTCCAATAAAATCAGGATGGCCTATTAAAAATTCTTTCGGAGTCATTTTTCTTTTTCCTTCCATTTGTAATTCTTCAATTATCAAATAATCCTTTCCGGTTTGAACGGCAATTTTATTGTCGGCTGTTAAAAATGTTTTTCCCGGCTGATTTTCGGATTGATTCTTCTTTCGGGCTAAAACATCGGCTTTAAAAATTTTTAACCGAAAAATTTTTCCGGCTTTTTGCCAAAAGGCATAACTTCCCGGCCAAAGATTAAAAGCCCTAATTTGTCTTTCAATTTCTTCGGCTGATTTTCGCCAATCAATTTTTCCATCCTCTTTTTTTAAAATTTTTGTATAAGTCGTCTTTATCTCATCTTGCGGTTTTGGTTTAATTTCACCTTTAATCCATTTCGGAATCGTTTCAATAAGGAGCTTAGCTCCTTTTTCTGCCAATTCTTTTAATAAATTCTCGTAGGTAATTTTGTTGTTTGGTATTTGGTATTTGATATTTGATATTATCTTGCCGTGGTCCATTTTTTCATCCATTAAAATTATCGTCACCCCGGATTTTTTTTCGTCGTTTAAAATTGTAAATTGAATTGGCGAAGGACCGCGATATTTCGGAAGCAGGGAAGGATGAACGTTCAAAAAACCAAACTTGGGAATGTCTAATATATTTTTTGGTATGATTTCGCCATAAGCTGCGACAATTCCCAAATCTGGTTTTAAATTTTTAATTTTTAATTTTAAATTTTTAATTGTTTCTGATTGTTCAACTTGAATGTTATGCTTTTTAGCCACAACTTTAACGACTGAAGGGGTAAGGATTTGTTTCCTGCCCACCGGCTTATCTGTCGTTGTTACAACTAAAATCGGCTTATAGCCGCCCTTAATAAGACCTTCCAAAATAATGGCCCCGAACTCGGGTGTTCCGATAAAAACGATTTTCATATTATTTAACTATTTGCCACTCAATTTCTGATTCTCTGCCGGCAAATTCTAACCAATCGCCTTCGGGCGAAATTACATACCATTTTTTCTTTGTTTCCGACCAGACCATCGGATTTCCCTGAAAATAGGGTTTTTTAATAATTTCTTTTGGCTTAAGACGGTCTAATTCCAGCCATTTTTTAAAAACCGTTTCAATGGCATAATCCAAATTCCTTGAATTTGCCCATTCAGCCACTTTATCAATGGCCATTTTTGCTTTTTCAACAGAGCCGGCTAATTCTAATAATTGTTTGGCCGGTTTGGTAAACCTTGAATATATTATTTCTCTTTTTTTGGCGCTTTTTTTAAGTTCTTCCAGAGAAACGTTCTTGGTTTTGAAATAATGGGTGACTAAGGAGCGAATAATCGTTTTTTCTTTTAATTCTTGGTAATATTTGATTTTTCCCTTTTTTAAATATTCTTCAATTTTTTTGGCAATGCTTTTGCCCACCCCGGGAATTTTTTCCAATCCTTTAAGACCCCCTCTCTTGTAAATTAATAAAATGTCCTCTTTCAAATTTTCCAATGAATGAGCCGCCCTTTGATAGGCCCTTGGTTTGAAAGCCACGCTGCTTATCTCCAGCAT
Protein-coding regions in this window:
- the fmt gene encoding methionyl-tRNA formyltransferase — protein: MKIVFIGTPEFGAIILEGLIKGGYKPILVVTTTDKPVGRKQILTPSVVKVVAKKHNIQVEQSETIKNLKLKIKNLKPDLGIVAAYGEIIPKNILDIPKFGFLNVHPSLLPKYRGPSPIQFTILNDEKKSGVTIILMDEKMDHGKIISNIKYQIPNNKITYENLLKELAEKGAKLLIETIPKWIKGEIKPKPQDEIKTTYTKILKKEDGKIDWRKSAEEIERQIRAFNLWPGSYAFWQKAGKIFRLKIFKADVLARKKNQSENQPGKTFLTADNKIAVQTGKDYLIIEELQMEGKRKMTPKEFLIGHPDFIGVILG